The stretch of DNA TGGTTACACTTGAGAGCAAAAAACAACTAACAGTAGCGAGGTAATTAAGCCATTGTTTTGTGATTTAAAAAAAACTGTAAGGTATATAAACCAAGAAGTTACTATTAGGTAATAATATGATTGTTCCAAGTATGTTTTCAGCAGATTTTCAGCCCAATAGGTTAACTACAAACCAAGAAGCTAGACAACAAAAGGAACTGCCCGACATTGAAGCATACTGTTCTAGAATTGAGTCTGCAGACGGATTTAAGGAAGTCTGGGAAATAGTCAAACAAACAGTCAAGACATTTTTGGGCAGAGAACGACAAGGAATGTTGCTGTTCTTGGATGATTTACCCCTTCATTTAGGAGCTTATCATCAGTTGGGCACAAATAATATCGTTTTGAACAGAAGATTGCTTAACATTGTAGAAACCGTAACCAAATCAAAAAAACTTGTCAACGCATTTGTTTATAGCATATTAACCCACGAATACCTTCACTCTCTTGGACATGTTTCCGAGACTGAAGTTCGTGCCCTAGTTTACGACATTTCAAAGCACTGTTTTGGAGAAAAACACGTAGTAACTTCCCTTGCAGAAAAGACTCCATGGTCTCTCCTCAAAGGAATTCCACTAAACGAAATACAATTGTCCAAAAACCCCATGGAACTAATCAAAGATTTGGAAAAACCCAATCATTCCTACATTGTCTAAGAGTTAGTTTTTATAAACTCTAGAACCAATTTCAAAATTTTCTGTTCTACTTTTGATTTGCTGGCGTTTCCGTTAACAGGCATAAGTTTTCCAGCTTCAACATATTTTTTGTATACTTTTTGGACTTCTCGTTGAATCTCCATATGCTCCATAACAGACTTTTTGCGGTGTATCCGCTTCAACACTACTTCTGGAGGAACATCAATATACACAGTCAAATCAGGAAAAAAGGCCGAGCTATTAATTTGTTCAATCCAATTTAATTCAAGCCCCGCTGAACCCTGATACGCAAGGGAAGAGTAAACACAACGGTCTGAAATCACAATTTTTCCTTGTTCTAGGGCGGGTTTGACCTCTTTTTCTAGGTGTTCAATGCGGTCAGCAGCAAAAAGAACAGCTTCAACAACCCGAGGAACACGTTTTTTTCCTTCGAGAATTGTTCCCCGTATGAAAGTTCCTAGTTCTCCACGACTGGGTTCGGTGGTGTACACAGCATCAAATCCATGTTTTCGCAGATTCCGAACTAGCTGGTAAGTGTGGGTTGTTTTCCCGCTTCCATCCAAACCTTCAATGCAAATGAATGTGCCTTTAGAGGTCATTTTGTTTCAGCCTTACTTTGTAAGGAGTAGGAAATAATATAATGTTGCGATAAAAAACCACAAACAATTCGACCCAACTGAAAACCTTCAAAGTTTGCTGAGGCACATGCAGATTGAAGGTGAAGGAAAAGAAAATTCAAAAAACCCATGTCTGCTGCTTTTG from Candidatus Bathyarchaeum sp. encodes:
- the tmk gene encoding dTMP kinase, whose translation is MTSKGTFICIEGLDGSGKTTHTYQLVRNLRKHGFDAVYTTEPSRGELGTFIRGTILEGKKRVPRVVEAVLFAADRIEHLEKEVKPALEQGKIVISDRCVYSSLAYQGSAGLELNWIEQINSSAFFPDLTVYIDVPPEVVLKRIHRKKSVMEHMEIQREVQKVYKKYVEAGKLMPVNGNASKSKVEQKILKLVLEFIKTNS